A part of Lacibacter sp. H407 genomic DNA contains:
- the purE gene encoding 5-(carboxyamino)imidazole ribonucleotide mutase, which yields MATPIIGIIMGSDSDLPVMQPAADILKEFGIDYELTVVSAHRTPLRMMEYAQTAKGRGLKVIIAGAGGAAHLPGMVASVTTLPVIGVPVKSSNSIDGWDSVLSILQMPNGVPVATVALNAAKNAGILAAEIIGTYEETVAAKLAAYKSNMNDEVIAKVAKLKQDGWENKFD from the coding sequence ATGGCAACTCCAATCATCGGCATTATCATGGGCAGCGACAGTGATCTCCCTGTTATGCAACCCGCAGCTGATATTCTGAAAGAATTTGGGATCGATTATGAATTAACAGTTGTATCAGCTCATCGTACTCCGTTACGTATGATGGAGTATGCCCAAACTGCCAAGGGAAGAGGATTGAAAGTAATTATTGCAGGCGCAGGTGGTGCTGCTCATTTACCTGGTATGGTTGCCAGTGTTACTACTTTACCGGTAATTGGTGTACCGGTGAAATCGAGCAACTCAATTGACGGATGGGATTCTGTTCTTTCCATTTTACAAATGCCGAATGGTGTGCCTGTTGCAACTGTTGCGTTGAATGCTGCAAAGAATGCAGGTATACTTGCAGCAGAGATCATAGGCACTTATGAAGAAACTGTTGCAGCAAAACTTGCAGCCTATAAATCGAACATGAATGATGAAGTGATTGCGAAGGTTGCAAAACTGAAGCAGGATGGCTGGGAAAACAAATTCGACTGA
- a CDS encoding efflux RND transporter permease subunit produces the protein MTISELSLKRPVLAIVMNIMIVLFGVIGFRFLGIRDYPAIDPPNISVRTSYPGANADVIESQITEPLEKSINGIAGVKNITSSSSQGNSNINVEFELGFNLEEAANDVRDKVSQTVRSLPADLDAPPVVTKADASSDPIISMTVQSEGRNQLQVTEYATNSLLERIQTIPGVSTVNIWGEKRYAMRVWFEPEKLLAYNLTARDVQSALQRENLELPSGKITGNTMELTVRTFGRLTTEEDFNNLIVANIEGRDIKLKDVGQAVLGPENEESGMKESGTPMIALAIVPQPGSNYVAIADEFYKRYEQIKKEVPSDITLDIAMDQTRFVRKSIAEVEETLVLSFALVVLIIFLFFRDWIVAIRPLIDIPVSLIGAFFIMYLSGFTINVLTLLAIVLATGLVVDDGIVVTENIFKKMEQGMDKYKAAREGSKEIYFAVIATSITLAVVFLPIIFLEGFVGRLFREFGIVVAGAVLISAFVSLTLTPVLNVYLTRKGGTRHGWFYRVTEPFFTGMERGYHKLLIGFMRVRWVAILLILGCFGTIWLIGNSLQSELAPMEDRSQFRLQVSAPEGTSFDAMDAYIDKLNQLVLDSVPENRVLISMTAPGFTGTGSANSGFVRSMLVDPDQRQRSQQQIVDLINRNLPKYNEGRAFAIQEQTISVNRRGGLPVSFVVQNNNFEKLKSVLPQFLEEAQKNPVFSSVDIDLKFNKPELRLNIDRLRASELGVSVTDISELMQLSLSNRRLGYFIKDGKQYQVIGQVYRSDRDDPTDLKNLFVRNASGQMISVDQFVSFEEETTPPTLYHFNRYKSATISAGLAPGKTIGDGIKEMEAIADKLLDESFNTALSGNSRDFAESSGNTFFALGLALILIFLVLAAQFESFIDPLVIMFTVPLAIAGALFSLWLFDQTINIFSQIGMIMLIGLVTKNGILIVEFANQKKHAGMLKKPAVIEAATMRLRPILMTSLAMALGALPLALSLGAASTSRIPLGIVIVGGIMFSLLLTLFVIPAMYSYLSSKKIKVHEEETEAAIAKLSD, from the coding sequence ATGACTATTTCCGAACTGAGTTTGAAGCGACCGGTGTTAGCAATTGTGATGAACATCATGATTGTCTTATTTGGTGTTATCGGGTTTCGTTTCCTGGGAATTCGTGACTATCCCGCAATCGATCCCCCCAATATCAGCGTTCGTACATCATACCCCGGCGCAAATGCTGATGTAATTGAATCACAAATTACTGAGCCGTTGGAAAAATCGATTAACGGTATTGCAGGTGTAAAAAATATTACCAGCAGCAGCAGCCAGGGAAACAGCAACATCAATGTTGAGTTTGAATTAGGTTTTAATTTAGAAGAAGCTGCAAATGATGTGCGTGATAAAGTATCACAAACAGTTCGCTCACTTCCTGCAGATCTTGATGCCCCGCCAGTAGTTACAAAAGCAGATGCCAGTAGTGATCCCATTATCTCCATGACGGTGCAAAGTGAGGGCCGTAATCAACTACAGGTAACAGAATACGCAACCAACAGTTTGCTTGAGCGTATTCAAACGATCCCTGGTGTTAGTACAGTAAATATATGGGGTGAAAAAAGATACGCTATGCGTGTTTGGTTTGAACCTGAAAAACTATTGGCCTATAACTTAACTGCAAGAGATGTACAAAGTGCACTGCAACGTGAAAACCTGGAATTACCATCCGGTAAAATAACCGGGAACACCATGGAGTTAACGGTACGCACCTTTGGCCGTTTAACTACGGAAGAAGATTTCAATAATCTCATTGTTGCAAATATTGAAGGGCGTGATATTAAATTGAAAGATGTTGGCCAAGCCGTGTTGGGACCGGAGAATGAAGAGAGTGGTATGAAAGAAAGCGGTACACCTATGATCGCATTGGCCATTGTACCGCAACCAGGCAGCAACTATGTTGCCATTGCTGATGAATTTTATAAACGTTACGAACAAATAAAAAAAGAAGTACCCTCTGATATAACGCTTGACATAGCAATGGATCAAACGAGATTTGTACGGAAATCTATTGCTGAAGTAGAAGAAACACTTGTTCTCTCATTTGCGTTGGTGGTGCTCATTATCTTTCTCTTCTTTCGTGATTGGATCGTTGCAATACGTCCGTTAATTGATATTCCTGTTTCACTGATTGGTGCATTCTTTATTATGTATCTCAGTGGCTTTACCATTAATGTACTCACACTGCTTGCGATCGTATTGGCAACAGGATTAGTGGTAGATGATGGTATTGTGGTAACAGAAAATATTTTTAAGAAAATGGAACAGGGCATGGATAAATACAAAGCTGCCCGTGAAGGTTCCAAAGAAATTTATTTTGCGGTTATTGCAACATCGATCACGCTGGCGGTTGTATTTCTACCCATCATTTTCTTAGAAGGCTTTGTGGGAAGATTGTTCCGTGAGTTTGGGATTGTGGTAGCAGGTGCCGTATTGATTTCTGCATTTGTATCGCTTACTTTAACACCCGTACTCAATGTTTATCTTACCCGAAAAGGTGGCACAAGACACGGATGGTTCTATCGTGTAACTGAACCGTTTTTTACAGGGATGGAACGTGGTTATCATAAGTTATTGATAGGTTTCATGCGTGTAAGATGGGTTGCCATACTTTTAATTCTTGGTTGCTTTGGTACTATCTGGCTAATTGGCAATTCCCTGCAAAGTGAACTTGCACCAATGGAAGACCGTAGCCAGTTTCGTTTGCAAGTAAGTGCGCCCGAAGGAACAAGTTTTGATGCAATGGATGCATATATTGATAAACTAAACCAACTTGTATTAGATAGCGTACCGGAAAACAGAGTACTCATTTCTATGACAGCGCCTGGGTTTACGGGAACAGGGTCGGCCAACAGCGGCTTTGTTCGCTCAATGCTCGTTGATCCCGATCAGCGGCAGCGTTCGCAACAACAGATCGTTGATCTTATCAACCGAAATCTACCAAAGTATAACGAAGGAAGAGCGTTTGCCATTCAGGAACAAACCATTTCAGTAAACCGCCGGGGTGGTTTACCCGTTTCATTTGTGGTACAAAACAACAATTTCGAAAAACTAAAAAGTGTATTGCCCCAATTTCTTGAAGAAGCACAAAAAAATCCTGTTTTCTCCAGTGTTGATATCGATCTTAAATTTAATAAACCTGAATTACGTTTAAATATTGATCGCTTGCGTGCAAGTGAATTAGGCGTAAGTGTAACAGATATTTCAGAATTAATGCAGTTATCGCTCAGTAACAGAAGACTTGGCTACTTTATTAAAGATGGTAAGCAGTATCAGGTAATTGGTCAGGTATACCGTAGCGACCGTGATGACCCTACTGACCTTAAAAATCTTTTTGTTCGTAATGCTTCCGGGCAAATGATCTCTGTTGATCAATTTGTAAGCTTCGAAGAAGAAACCACGCCACCAACACTTTACCATTTTAACCGATACAAATCAGCAACTATTAGTGCAGGTTTAGCACCAGGCAAAACGATTGGCGATGGTATAAAAGAAATGGAAGCTATTGCAGATAAATTGCTCGATGAATCGTTTAATACAGCACTGTCGGGCAACTCAAGAGATTTTGCAGAAAGTAGTGGCAATACATTTTTTGCCTTAGGCCTTGCTTTAATATTAATTTTTCTTGTATTAGCTGCACAGTTTGAAAGCTTTATTGATCCGCTGGTTATTATGTTTACGGTACCATTAGCTATTGCCGGTGCGTTGTTTTCATTGTGGTTGTTCGATCAAACAATTAATATCTTCTCACAAATAGGGATGATCATGTTAATTGGACTTGTAACTAAAAATGGTATTTTGATTGTTGAATTTGCCAATCAGAAAAAACACGCAGGCATGTTAAAGAAACCTGCGGTTATTGAAGCAGCCACTATGCGATTACGTCCAATTCTCATGACAAGTCTGGCAATGGCGCTTGGTGCGTTGCCATTAGCATTATCACTGGGCGCTGCATCTACAAGCCGCATTCCGTTAGGTATAGTAATTGTTGGTGGAATTATGTTCTCTCTGCTTTTAACATTATTTGTAATTCCTGCCATGTATTCGTACCTGTCATCAAAAAAAATCAAAGTGCATGAAGAAGAAACTGAAGCTGCTATCGCTAAGCTGTCTGATTAA
- a CDS encoding TolC family protein, with protein MKKKLKLLSLSCLINIVAFAQVTTRLTVDEAIRIAVEKNFDVEIVKNEQEIGIINNNWGTAGALPNVSLNSTLGIASNNLEQRLTNGTVIKRNGAILRNQNAGLAVSWRIFDGMRMFASKRRLEELEKIGELSFRSQINTTVYNIIGSYYQIVQLNQQRKALQATIKFFEERRLIAESRFTIGTAPKTDFLQAEVDLNQQKGSLLAVENNIRVAKANFNNLLGRKPDTAFEVTDIIEPDATVSYASLLQKAQTDNYDLLLAQSNLTVLVQQKREILSQRLPSVTLNGNFNLAQSRNDAGFTLFNRNLGPSGNVGIAIPIFQGGNIKRQEQVAEIGIKNQQIVIDQLKNQVNTSILNAYYNFQNAINLVTLEKNTLALIEENNVIATERFRKLAITSLELRQVQIDYINGQTRYINSLYMAKLAEAEMKLLAGDLSKL; from the coding sequence ATGAAGAAGAAACTGAAGCTGCTATCGCTAAGCTGTCTGATTAATATAGTGGCGTTTGCGCAGGTAACAACAAGGCTCACTGTTGATGAGGCCATTCGCATTGCCGTCGAAAAAAACTTTGATGTTGAAATTGTAAAGAATGAGCAGGAGATCGGCATCATCAACAATAATTGGGGAACAGCCGGTGCATTGCCAAATGTTTCATTGAACAGCACGCTTGGTATTGCTTCAAACAATCTTGAACAACGTCTCACTAACGGAACAGTGATCAAACGAAATGGCGCTATTCTTCGAAATCAGAATGCGGGCTTAGCAGTAAGCTGGCGAATTTTTGATGGCATGCGGATGTTTGCCAGCAAACGTCGTTTAGAAGAACTTGAAAAAATTGGGGAGCTGAGTTTTCGCAGTCAGATCAATACAACGGTGTATAACATCATTGGTTCGTATTACCAGATTGTACAACTCAATCAACAACGCAAAGCATTACAGGCAACGATCAAATTTTTTGAAGAACGCCGGTTGATCGCTGAAAGTCGCTTCACCATTGGTACTGCACCCAAAACAGATTTTCTGCAAGCAGAAGTTGATCTCAATCAACAAAAAGGAAGTTTACTGGCAGTAGAAAATAACATCCGTGTTGCGAAAGCAAATTTCAACAACCTGTTGGGACGTAAACCGGATACTGCTTTTGAAGTAACTGACATTATTGAACCTGATGCAACCGTAAGTTATGCTTCGCTTTTACAGAAAGCACAAACTGATAACTACGATCTGTTGTTGGCACAAAGCAATTTGACTGTATTGGTACAACAGAAACGGGAAATTCTTTCGCAGCGTTTACCTTCTGTTACACTCAATGGAAATTTCAATCTTGCACAAAGCAGAAATGATGCAGGTTTTACTTTATTCAACCGTAATCTTGGGCCAAGCGGCAACGTTGGAATAGCCATCCCGATCTTCCAGGGAGGAAATATCAAACGCCAGGAACAGGTTGCAGAAATCGGCATCAAGAATCAACAGATTGTAATTGATCAATTAAAGAACCAGGTGAACACCAGTATCTTGAATGCATACTATAATTTCCAGAACGCAATTAATTTAGTGACGCTGGAAAAAAATACATTGGCGTTAATTGAAGAAAATAATGTGATCGCTACAGAACGTTTTCGCAAACTGGCCATTACATCGCTTGAACTACGTCAGGTTCAGATCGATTATATCAACGGACAAACCCGTTACATCAATTCACTCTATATGGCAAAATTGGCCGAAGCGGAAATGAAGTTGTTAGCGGGGGATTTGAGTAAGTTATAG
- a CDS encoding efflux RND transporter periplasmic adaptor subunit gives MRIVTIIAGATLLLVSSCKDEKKQSASAQGGARPQNTMTVVGYIVKTGPVSEPIQLPGSLLPMEETQIQAEVSGRVVSHSINEGAYVNKGALLVKLFDGDLQAQLKKLEVQLQIAEKTEERNKELLKISGISQQDYDLSFLQVSNIKADIELLRTNIVKTEIRAPFSGKIGFRNISIGAYITPATIITNLRQLSQMKLQFSVPEKYTSKIRMGQSISFSVEGSTRKFLARVYASESTVSETTRGLNVRCMVQQNDASLVPGSFAKVDMDFAKNDNAILVPSQAILPQARGKKLILYRDGVAKFVDVQTGIRDSANVEIIGGVIPGDTIITTGLLGLKPDAKVKLSKVQK, from the coding sequence ATGAGAATAGTTACAATCATTGCTGGTGCCACATTATTGCTGGTCTCAAGCTGTAAAGACGAAAAGAAACAATCCGCATCTGCACAAGGAGGAGCCCGACCGCAAAATACAATGACAGTGGTGGGCTATATCGTTAAAACCGGACCGGTAAGCGAACCTATTCAACTACCCGGTTCTCTTTTACCGATGGAAGAAACCCAAATACAAGCTGAAGTAAGTGGCCGTGTAGTTTCACATTCCATTAACGAAGGTGCCTATGTTAATAAAGGCGCTCTCTTGGTAAAATTGTTTGATGGCGACTTGCAGGCGCAGTTGAAAAAATTAGAGGTTCAGTTGCAGATCGCTGAAAAAACAGAAGAGCGAAACAAAGAATTATTAAAGATCAGTGGTATTAGTCAACAGGATTACGATCTCAGTTTTCTGCAGGTGAGTAATATTAAAGCAGATATTGAACTGTTACGTACAAACATTGTAAAAACGGAAATTCGTGCACCCTTCAGCGGAAAGATCGGATTCAGAAATATTTCAATAGGTGCTTATATTACACCGGCAACCATCATCACCAATCTTCGCCAGTTGAGTCAAATGAAGTTGCAGTTCAGTGTTCCCGAAAAATATACATCCAAAATACGCATGGGACAATCCATCAGCTTTTCGGTTGAAGGAAGTACACGAAAATTTCTGGCCCGGGTATATGCATCCGAATCTACTGTAAGCGAAACCACACGTGGATTGAATGTGCGTTGCATGGTACAACAGAATGATGCATCGCTCGTGCCTGGTTCGTTTGCAAAAGTGGATATGGATTTTGCGAAAAACGATAATGCGATCCTTGTTCCATCACAAGCCATTTTGCCACAGGCAAGAGGTAAAAAACTGATCTTATACAGAGACGGTGTTGCAAAATTTGTAGATGTGCAAACCGGCATTCGTGATTCTGCCAATGTAGAGATCATCGGCGGTGTTATTCCCGGCGATACTATAATTACAACAGGTTTACTCGGTTTAAAACCCGATGCAAAAGTTAAACTCTCTAAAGTTCAAAAATAA